The Nocardioides humi genome includes a region encoding these proteins:
- a CDS encoding acetyl-CoA C-acetyltransferase — protein MVPQSRAVVVAAGRSPIGRARKGSLTRMRPDDLLAQVIRAVLDEVPSLDATTLDDLMVGCAQPAGEAAFNLARATGVQLGLDSVPGVTVNRFCASSLQTTRMAMHAINAGEGSAYVSAGVETVSRYDRGTADGWPDTRNPFFAEARDRSAVALKATEYAWDDPRERGWVPDLYMTMGQTAENVAVHRNVSREAMDEFAARSQQRAVTATEAGFFQREIIPVTLPDGTVVDVDDCPRPGVSTETLASLQPAFRPGGRVTAGNCCPLNDGAAALVVMDEQRALSLGLMPLARLLGSGLSGLSPEIMGLGPVEACTRAMASVGMSVGDIDLVEMNEAFAAQVIPSYEQLGIDLDRLNVNGGAIALGHPFGMTGARLVTTLINGLRSRDETIGMATMCVGGGQGMALVLERLA, from the coding sequence ATGGTCCCCCAGTCCCGTGCAGTGGTGGTTGCAGCTGGCCGGAGTCCGATCGGTCGCGCGCGCAAGGGCTCCCTGACTCGCATGCGCCCCGACGATCTGCTGGCGCAAGTGATCCGGGCAGTCCTCGACGAGGTGCCCTCATTGGACGCCACGACCCTCGACGACCTGATGGTCGGCTGCGCGCAGCCCGCCGGGGAGGCGGCGTTCAACCTGGCGCGCGCCACGGGCGTCCAGTTGGGACTGGATTCCGTGCCCGGGGTGACGGTGAACCGGTTCTGCGCTTCGTCGCTGCAGACGACACGCATGGCCATGCATGCCATCAACGCCGGGGAAGGCTCGGCGTACGTCAGCGCGGGGGTCGAGACGGTCTCGCGCTACGACCGCGGCACCGCTGACGGCTGGCCCGATACGCGCAACCCGTTCTTCGCCGAGGCGCGGGATCGCAGCGCTGTGGCACTGAAGGCGACGGAGTACGCATGGGATGACCCGCGCGAGCGGGGCTGGGTCCCCGACCTCTACATGACCATGGGGCAGACCGCCGAGAACGTCGCCGTCCACCGGAATGTCAGTCGTGAGGCGATGGACGAGTTCGCCGCCCGGTCCCAGCAGCGAGCGGTCACGGCCACGGAGGCGGGCTTCTTCCAGCGCGAGATCATCCCGGTGACCCTGCCTGACGGCACTGTGGTCGACGTCGACGACTGCCCGCGTCCGGGGGTGTCGACCGAGACGCTGGCAAGCCTTCAGCCGGCCTTCCGCCCTGGCGGCCGCGTCACCGCCGGCAACTGTTGCCCGCTCAACGACGGCGCCGCAGCTCTGGTCGTGATGGACGAGCAGCGAGCCCTGAGCCTGGGGCTGATGCCGCTGGCGCGGCTGCTCGGATCGGGTCTCAGCGGGCTCTCGCCCGAGATCATGGGACTCGGTCCTGTCGAGGCGTGCACACGGGCGATGGCATCGGTCGGGATGTCGGTCGGCGACATCGACCTGGTGGAGATGAACGAGGCGTTCGCGGCCCAGGTGATCCCTAGCTACGAGCAGTTGGGGATCGATCTCGATCGTCTCAATGTGAACGGCGGGGCCATCGCGCTCGGCCATCCCTTCGGCATGACCGGCGCGCGGCTCGTCACCACGTTGATCAACGGGCTGCGCAGCCGCGATGAGACCATCGGCATGGCCACGATGTGCGTCGGCGGCGGCCAGGGAATGGCGCTGGTGCTCGAGCGCCTGGCCTGA
- a CDS encoding FAS1-like dehydratase domain-containing protein, which translates to MPVDQRHAGRTYPPTEPYTVTRHLIREFADVVGITHPACFDVEAARALGHVDLVAPPTFAIVVTRRASRQVTHDPAIGLDYARVVHGEQRFDLARPIVAGDELAATVTLESVVHKGAMTFLTTRTDLHGARGDLVVTARSTLVERGGADERS; encoded by the coding sequence ATGCCTGTCGACCAGCGGCACGCCGGCCGGACCTACCCGCCGACCGAGCCCTACACCGTGACCCGCCACCTGATCCGTGAGTTCGCCGACGTGGTCGGCATCACCCACCCGGCCTGCTTCGACGTCGAGGCCGCGCGGGCGCTCGGCCACGTCGACCTGGTCGCACCGCCGACCTTCGCGATCGTCGTCACCCGGCGAGCCAGCCGGCAGGTGACCCACGACCCGGCGATCGGTCTCGACTACGCCCGCGTCGTGCATGGCGAGCAGCGCTTCGACCTCGCCCGCCCGATCGTGGCGGGAGACGAGCTGGCGGCCACCGTCACGCTGGAGTCGGTCGTCCACAAGGGCGCCATGACCTTCCTGACCACGCGCACGGACCTCCACGGGGCGAGGGGCGACCTCGTGGTGACGGCCCGCTCGACGCTGGTGGAGAGGGGCGGGGCCGATGAGCGGTCCTGA
- a CDS encoding thiolase C-terminal domain-containing protein, which yields MSGEPDPLRDRTAISGIGYTAFTRDSGVPVARLALEAVVAAIADAGLSRDEIDGLVCFHDNDSALTREVASSLRLPRLRWWSDASVGGNFAVAAVAQAAMAVATGLADNVVVYRAMNGRSGKRMGQFGGGRTDGAYQYMAPLGFGSPAQIFGMFAQRHMHEFGTTREQLGKVAITLREHAALNPRAMRREPLSMEQYLAGRPIALPFTLFDCCLETDGAVALVVSSRESAADGPHRPVTIHAVVHGAGDSPRLPFDGWADFSTSCFSRLGRELFAKSAVQRDDIDVALLYDAFTFEVIHQLEEIGFCARGEGGPYVESGAIALGGELPVNPHGGLLSEAYIHGLNHTIEAVQQLRGDADARQVTDARHALVTAYGFVSGGLMILTNS from the coding sequence ATGAGCGGGGAGCCGGACCCGCTGCGGGACCGGACCGCGATCTCCGGCATCGGCTACACCGCCTTCACCCGCGACTCCGGTGTTCCGGTGGCGCGGCTGGCGCTGGAGGCCGTGGTCGCCGCCATCGCGGACGCCGGCCTCTCGCGTGACGAGATCGACGGGCTGGTCTGCTTCCACGACAACGACTCCGCTCTCACCCGCGAGGTCGCCAGCTCGCTCCGTCTTCCGCGGCTGCGGTGGTGGTCCGACGCCTCGGTCGGCGGCAACTTCGCCGTGGCGGCGGTGGCGCAGGCCGCGATGGCCGTCGCGACGGGACTGGCCGACAACGTGGTGGTCTACCGCGCCATGAACGGCCGGTCCGGGAAGCGGATGGGGCAGTTCGGCGGGGGACGCACGGACGGCGCCTACCAGTACATGGCCCCGCTGGGGTTCGGCTCGCCCGCCCAGATCTTCGGAATGTTCGCTCAGCGGCACATGCACGAGTTCGGAACCACCCGTGAGCAGCTCGGCAAGGTCGCCATCACCCTTCGCGAGCATGCGGCGCTCAATCCGCGGGCGATGCGACGCGAGCCGCTGTCGATGGAGCAGTACCTCGCCGGACGGCCGATCGCTCTTCCGTTCACCCTCTTCGACTGCTGCCTGGAGACCGACGGCGCCGTCGCGCTGGTGGTCAGCTCCCGGGAGTCGGCCGCCGACGGTCCGCACCGGCCGGTGACGATCCACGCGGTGGTCCACGGCGCCGGCGACTCCCCGAGGCTCCCGTTCGACGGATGGGCGGACTTCTCCACCTCGTGCTTCTCCCGGCTGGGTCGCGAGCTGTTCGCCAAGTCGGCGGTGCAGCGTGACGACATCGACGTGGCGCTGCTCTACGACGCCTTCACCTTCGAGGTGATCCACCAGCTCGAGGAGATCGGCTTCTGCGCTCGTGGCGAGGGCGGTCCGTACGTCGAGTCGGGAGCCATCGCGCTGGGTGGCGAGCTCCCCGTCAATCCGCACGGCGGCCTGCTCAGCGAGGCGTACATCCACGGCCTGAACCACACCATCGAGGCGGTCCAGCAGCTGCGCGGCGATGCCGACGCGCGGCAGGTGACCGACGCGCGGCATGCCCTGGTGACCGCCTACGGGTTCGTCTCGGGCGGACTCATGATCTTGACCAACAGCTAG
- a CDS encoding alcohol dehydrogenase catalytic domain-containing protein — MTDQMWAYRLQTPTLLAQTTAPMPSADTLVDGEVLVRLLAGGICGSDLPYFKGDHNPVIPMVDESNYAEAPAGASLHEIVGEVVASRDSTLAEGSRVVGWATAMDGLAEYVVTQGSSLAIYDSALLPTSAVMLQPLACVIYAVEQMGPVKDERVAVLGLGPIGLLFSHVLKTAGAGEVSGVDKIDRSDVAQTFLIDQPVHSTVSRWASRPAGTTGPTRLVEAIGHQVNTLTSAVRAIEPHGEIYYFGVPDDQVYPFPMWDFLRKNLVLRSGTTYERRAMLHRAGEYIQRHPELLDAYVTDVYPIDDAQKAFESATAPARGRLKIVLEV; from the coding sequence TTGACCGACCAGATGTGGGCCTACCGCCTACAGACTCCGACGCTACTCGCCCAGACCACCGCCCCCATGCCCTCCGCCGACACCCTGGTCGATGGTGAGGTTCTCGTACGACTTCTCGCCGGCGGCATCTGCGGCAGCGACCTCCCCTACTTCAAGGGCGACCACAACCCGGTGATCCCGATGGTGGACGAGTCGAACTATGCCGAGGCTCCGGCCGGCGCGTCTCTCCATGAGATCGTGGGGGAGGTCGTCGCCAGTCGGGACTCCACCCTCGCTGAGGGTTCACGGGTCGTGGGTTGGGCCACCGCGATGGACGGACTGGCCGAGTATGTCGTCACCCAGGGCAGCAGTCTGGCGATATACGACTCCGCGCTCCTGCCGACCTCGGCGGTGATGCTGCAGCCACTCGCCTGCGTCATCTACGCGGTCGAGCAGATGGGTCCGGTCAAGGACGAGCGGGTTGCGGTCCTGGGCCTGGGCCCCATCGGACTGTTGTTCAGCCACGTGCTCAAGACAGCCGGCGCGGGCGAGGTCAGCGGGGTCGACAAGATCGACCGTAGCGACGTCGCGCAGACTTTCCTGATCGACCAGCCGGTCCACTCCACCGTGAGCCGATGGGCCAGCAGGCCGGCCGGAACCACAGGCCCCACACGGCTCGTGGAGGCGATCGGCCATCAGGTCAACACGTTGACCAGCGCCGTGCGCGCGATCGAGCCGCACGGCGAGATCTACTACTTCGGCGTCCCCGACGATCAGGTCTACCCCTTTCCGATGTGGGACTTCCTGCGCAAGAACCTCGTCTTGCGCTCGGGCACGACCTACGAGCGCAGGGCGATGCTGCACCGAGCCGGCGAGTACATCCAGCGCCATCCGGAACTCCTCGACGCCTATGTCACCGACGTCTATCCGATCGACGACGCCCAGAAGGCGTTCGAGAGTGCCACGGCTCCCGCACGCGGGCGTCTCAAGATCGTTCTCGAGGTCTGA
- a CDS encoding ABC transporter substrate binding protein has translation MKVHARIARSPRVVGAVAVTAAIALGLAACGSDGDGASGSGGSQTIKLGSISDLSGPASVIGIAGREGQETAVNVINGDPDTYLCSPDRKIELKYDDGTNAPTTAVTIAKNYISSREYLGIIGPLYTAQAQAMAPLTSKAKIPLLVPYTPGSKELTGLGDYVFASSQPDAQTAVTGVDALTKAWPDAQNVGVLYASDSAAHIPMSKLIMEELTKAGKTPIEFSVPFTSTDLSSAISTFKSKDVQAIYILLNSPAQVAAMQAASRSDYHPHWFGYSTMFTQAVIDGGGDEAEGALLASDYDPNLDNDLNKTFREAYKADFNKEPDSWAALGFQSVMTYAAAICSIDGEVTGDQLRDALQDVQAPAIVNGGTFTFNDDRLVAVPPNVLEIKDGKFVSWAG, from the coding sequence ATGAAGGTTCACGCCCGCATCGCGCGGTCACCACGCGTCGTCGGCGCAGTTGCCGTCACCGCCGCGATTGCCTTGGGACTGGCCGCCTGCGGATCGGATGGCGACGGCGCCTCGGGGTCGGGCGGGTCTCAGACGATCAAGCTCGGGTCGATCTCGGACCTGTCCGGTCCCGCATCGGTCATCGGTATTGCGGGACGGGAGGGACAGGAGACGGCAGTCAACGTCATCAACGGCGACCCCGACACGTACCTGTGCTCCCCCGACCGCAAGATCGAACTGAAGTACGACGACGGCACGAACGCGCCGACCACGGCCGTCACCATCGCCAAGAATTACATCAGCTCCAGGGAGTACCTCGGGATCATCGGCCCTCTTTACACGGCGCAGGCGCAAGCGATGGCTCCACTCACCTCCAAGGCCAAGATCCCACTGCTGGTGCCCTATACCCCCGGCTCCAAGGAGCTCACGGGCTTGGGCGACTACGTCTTCGCCTCGAGCCAGCCCGACGCGCAGACTGCGGTCACCGGCGTGGACGCCCTCACGAAGGCATGGCCGGATGCCCAGAACGTCGGCGTTCTCTACGCAAGCGACTCCGCTGCGCACATCCCGATGTCGAAGCTCATCATGGAGGAGCTGACCAAGGCCGGAAAGACTCCGATCGAGTTCTCCGTGCCGTTCACCAGCACGGACCTGTCCTCGGCGATCTCCACCTTCAAGAGCAAGGACGTTCAGGCGATCTACATCCTGCTGAACTCCCCCGCACAGGTCGCGGCCATGCAGGCCGCCAGCCGCAGTGACTACCACCCCCACTGGTTCGGCTACTCGACGATGTTCACCCAGGCCGTGATCGACGGCGGTGGCGACGAGGCCGAGGGGGCGCTGCTCGCCTCCGACTACGACCCGAACCTCGACAACGACCTCAACAAGACGTTCCGCGAGGCCTACAAGGCCGACTTCAACAAGGAGCCCGACTCCTGGGCGGCACTCGGGTTCCAGTCCGTGATGACCTACGCCGCCGCGATCTGCTCCATCGACGGCGAGGTGACAGGCGATCAGCTGCGTGACGCCCTACAGGACGTCCAGGCACCTGCCATCGTCAACGGGGGGACGTTCACCTTCAACGACGACCGACTCGTCGCCGTGCCGCCCAACGTCTTGGAGATCAAGGACGGCAAGTTCGTCTCCTGGGCAGGCTGA
- a CDS encoding NAD(P)/FAD-dependent oxidoreductase: MPERIVVVGAGLAGASAAAELRKRGFTGELHLIGAEPHPPYTRPPLSKKALTDGPRDLTLPVARKLDARLHLGLSAAAVDLDEGSVRLDSGEPLSFDGLVVATGSAPVLLDRERFEGVLYLRTVEDGDRVRAAVRRPADRPLVILGAGLIGCEVASSARAAGHEVIMVDLVDPCTRAVGAFAAGYLRRLHERQGVGVVVGVTAESVRRAEGVSTVLLSDGSVLEAADVLVSVGSRPATGWLEGSGLRVADGVVCDAACVAGPGVVAAGDVARWQPAGSDRLVRLENWNNAAEQGRHAARSLLAQLAGTGAVPYAPVPWYWTEQHGVRLQVAGWLDPTVVPTVLEGALDEDSFLLEDPGRQFIVAANRPRQFNDWLGRAMEKEAARA; encoded by the coding sequence GTGCCTGAGCGGATCGTGGTCGTCGGCGCGGGGCTCGCCGGCGCCAGCGCGGCCGCTGAGCTGCGCAAGCGCGGTTTCACGGGGGAGCTGCACCTGATCGGCGCTGAGCCGCATCCGCCCTACACCCGGCCGCCGCTGTCGAAGAAGGCCCTGACCGACGGTCCCAGGGATCTCACCCTCCCCGTCGCGCGCAAGCTGGACGCCCGTCTCCATCTGGGGCTCTCGGCGGCTGCCGTGGACCTCGACGAGGGGAGCGTGCGGCTGGACTCCGGAGAGCCACTCTCCTTCGACGGGCTGGTGGTGGCCACGGGGAGCGCCCCGGTGCTCCTGGACCGCGAGCGCTTCGAGGGCGTGCTCTACCTGCGCACGGTCGAGGACGGCGACAGGGTCCGCGCCGCCGTGCGGCGCCCAGCCGACCGGCCGTTGGTGATCCTCGGCGCGGGACTGATCGGATGCGAGGTGGCGTCCTCCGCGCGGGCGGCCGGGCACGAGGTGATCATGGTCGACCTCGTCGACCCGTGCACGCGAGCGGTCGGCGCCTTCGCCGCCGGCTACCTTCGTCGGCTGCACGAGCGGCAGGGGGTCGGCGTCGTGGTGGGCGTCACCGCCGAGTCCGTCCGGAGGGCGGAGGGCGTCTCGACCGTGCTCCTCAGCGATGGCAGCGTGCTCGAGGCGGCCGACGTCCTGGTCAGTGTCGGCTCCCGCCCGGCGACCGGCTGGCTCGAGGGCAGTGGGCTACGGGTCGCCGACGGCGTGGTGTGCGACGCCGCCTGCGTCGCCGGCCCCGGCGTGGTGGCCGCCGGCGACGTGGCGCGCTGGCAGCCGGCCGGCAGCGACCGCCTCGTGCGCCTGGAGAACTGGAACAACGCGGCGGAGCAGGGCCGGCACGCGGCCCGATCGCTCCTCGCCCAGCTGGCGGGCACGGGGGCGGTGCCGTACGCTCCCGTTCCCTGGTACTGGACCGAGCAGCACGGCGTTCGCCTGCAGGTCGCCGGCTGGCTCGACCCGACGGTCGTCCCGACCGTCCTGGAGGGGGCGCTGGACGAGGACTCCTTCCTCCTCGAGGACCCTGGTCGGCAGTTCATCGTGGCCGCGAACCGCCCGCGTCAGTTCAACGACTGGCTCGGGAGAGCGATGGAGAAGGAGGCAGCCCGTGCGTGA
- a CDS encoding MFS transporter — MARAGTRTGVLLTALLLMVGTCQGFGRLGLAFILPGLKNDVAGSYASVGVLLTISYAGYTLGCLLIRWIVGPWGEVVILRVGLVGQAIAFVLIGLAVAWGVAAIGMCLSGVSSALVWISATALIGDIASPRWRNMTFGAAMSTTGLFVAGSGWLLTLLAGMPLPVPAWRAMVLAQGVVALGLVVAGFALGFRRPAASSQANAAGVLENGAGGRSSNVSVYQTGPSAGQCRNAVRRLTAVFFLFGATQVLFLNFFVAAVAAETDYSLAEATGFYSLVGIASVVGGVIGGRAVDALGPRPCMIACMGSLVVCSLVMVVELEVLIPPVAAFFGAAITAVGATSVAYLADVLPARAVSAAFAEITLGLGIGQMVSPYVGGWLIDTTGSFVSSYLLCLAASVAAAVAARTLPVTQRRTDRHV; from the coding sequence GTGGCACGTGCCGGCACGCGGACGGGGGTGCTCCTGACTGCGCTTCTGCTCATGGTGGGCACCTGCCAAGGATTCGGCCGCCTGGGATTGGCCTTCATCCTGCCGGGACTCAAGAACGACGTGGCCGGCTCCTATGCCAGTGTGGGTGTGCTGTTGACCATCAGCTACGCCGGCTACACACTCGGTTGCCTCCTCATCCGGTGGATCGTCGGGCCCTGGGGCGAGGTGGTGATCCTGCGTGTCGGCCTCGTGGGGCAGGCGATCGCCTTTGTGCTGATCGGATTGGCTGTCGCGTGGGGTGTCGCAGCGATCGGGATGTGCCTATCGGGCGTGTCGAGCGCCCTGGTCTGGATCAGCGCGACCGCGCTGATCGGGGACATCGCCTCGCCCCGATGGCGCAACATGACGTTCGGTGCCGCGATGTCCACCACCGGTCTCTTCGTGGCAGGCTCGGGGTGGCTCCTCACGCTTCTCGCTGGAATGCCGTTGCCTGTTCCCGCGTGGCGGGCCATGGTGCTCGCCCAGGGTGTCGTGGCACTCGGCTTGGTGGTCGCCGGATTCGCCCTCGGATTCCGGCGGCCGGCCGCCAGCTCGCAGGCGAACGCCGCCGGCGTGCTCGAGAACGGGGCGGGCGGCCGATCGTCGAACGTCTCGGTGTACCAGACAGGCCCTTCGGCCGGCCAGTGCCGGAACGCGGTTCGGAGGCTGACTGCGGTCTTCTTCCTCTTCGGCGCGACCCAGGTGCTCTTCCTCAACTTCTTCGTTGCCGCGGTCGCCGCGGAGACCGACTACTCCCTTGCCGAGGCCACGGGCTTCTACTCCCTCGTCGGCATCGCCAGCGTCGTCGGCGGTGTCATCGGTGGTCGAGCTGTCGACGCCCTCGGGCCCCGGCCCTGCATGATCGCGTGCATGGGGAGCCTGGTGGTGTGCTCCCTGGTGATGGTGGTCGAGTTGGAGGTCCTCATCCCGCCGGTCGCCGCATTCTTCGGTGCCGCCATCACGGCGGTCGGGGCCACCTCCGTCGCCTACCTTGCGGACGTCCTGCCTGCTCGGGCGGTGTCGGCCGCATTCGCCGAGATCACGCTCGGCCTCGGTATCGGCCAGATGGTCTCCCCGTACGTCGGTGGCTGGCTCATCGACACCACTGGCTCGTTCGTCTCCTCTTATCTACTGTGCCTAGCGGCGAGTGTCGCCGCGGCCGTGGCCGCTCGCACGCTGCCTGTTACGCAACGCCGCACAGACCGTCATGTTTGA
- a CDS encoding enoyl-CoA hydratase/isomerase family protein, producing the protein MSLAPTFSDYQHRYANARLERTDGILEVTLHTDGDSMVWTQAIHDALPYLWEDIAADSENKVVILTGAGDSFCNELDFASFSVTTPATWEVILHEGSRLLNNLLKINVPVISAINGPVRFHSEIPAMSDIVLASETAVFSDKGHFQKGVVPGDGAHVVWTHLLGPNRGRYYLLMGQEFDARQALDYGVVSEVLAPEDVLPRAREIARDFAEKPFLTRRYAREVLTREYKRLLHDGVSYGLALQGLATQANWNH; encoded by the coding sequence GTGTCTCTCGCGCCTACATTCAGCGACTATCAGCACAGGTACGCCAACGCGCGGCTCGAGCGAACCGACGGCATCTTGGAGGTCACGCTGCACACGGACGGCGACTCGATGGTGTGGACCCAGGCCATCCACGACGCCCTTCCCTATCTGTGGGAGGACATCGCCGCCGACAGCGAGAACAAGGTGGTCATCCTCACCGGCGCCGGAGACTCGTTCTGCAACGAGCTGGACTTCGCGTCCTTCTCGGTCACCACGCCGGCGACCTGGGAGGTGATCCTGCACGAGGGATCCCGGCTGCTCAACAACCTCTTGAAGATCAACGTGCCCGTCATCTCCGCGATCAACGGACCGGTGCGCTTCCACTCCGAGATCCCGGCGATGTCCGACATCGTCCTGGCGTCGGAGACCGCGGTCTTCTCCGACAAGGGCCACTTCCAGAAGGGCGTCGTGCCCGGCGACGGCGCCCACGTCGTGTGGACCCACCTCCTCGGACCCAACCGAGGGCGCTACTACCTCCTCATGGGGCAGGAGTTCGACGCGCGACAGGCGCTGGACTACGGAGTGGTGAGCGAGGTGCTGGCGCCCGAGGACGTGCTGCCCCGGGCACGGGAGATCGCGCGCGACTTCGCCGAGAAGCCGTTCCTCACGCGCCGCTACGCGCGCGAGGTGCTCACGCGCGAGTACAAGCGCCTTCTCCACGACGGCGTCAGCTACGGCCTGGCGTTGCAGGGGCTGGCGACCCAGGCCAACTGGAATCACTGA
- a CDS encoding amidohydrolase family protein, translated as MSLDDYLEKKVREHGRGSAVSFIPEPDPEPLFCPIISVDDHCLEPANLFEDRMPAKFKDAAPFCKEMDDGAPWWHIEGARVPILLVNGASGRPMNEWAISAARLDEMRTAIWDPAARVHDMDLVGVWAQLCFPSLVWGFAGKRFSQMKDQELGLASLRAYNDWMIDEWCAAAPERYIPCQLPWLSDAEVAAQLIYENAARGFRSVSFSENPEPLGFPNVYSSTWDPFFKACEETGTVINLHVGSSGVSQVPTSDSAEEVTVALFPVSGLEALMDWVYSGVCLRFPKLKIALSEAGVSWVPMALERLARAYRQREGGGKGWPDDAPTPMDLVRRNFYFTSIEDPSAFQRLDLIGEDNVMVETDYPHYDSTWPDCQEMIRGEMQHLDPAVVRKVCFENAARVYNHPLPPEELIARSETGRAAALAEAAAV; from the coding sequence ATGAGCCTGGATGACTACCTTGAGAAGAAGGTTCGCGAGCACGGTCGAGGGAGTGCCGTCTCCTTCATCCCAGAGCCCGACCCCGAGCCGCTGTTCTGCCCGATCATCTCCGTCGACGACCACTGTCTCGAGCCGGCCAACCTGTTCGAGGACCGCATGCCGGCGAAGTTCAAGGACGCCGCGCCCTTCTGCAAGGAGATGGACGACGGCGCCCCCTGGTGGCACATCGAGGGCGCCCGGGTGCCCATCCTGCTCGTCAACGGAGCCTCGGGCCGGCCGATGAACGAGTGGGCCATCTCCGCCGCCCGCCTCGACGAGATGCGCACCGCCATCTGGGATCCGGCCGCCCGCGTGCACGACATGGACCTGGTTGGCGTCTGGGCCCAGTTGTGCTTCCCCTCCCTCGTGTGGGGCTTCGCGGGCAAGCGGTTCTCGCAGATGAAGGACCAAGAGCTCGGCTTGGCCTCGCTGCGTGCCTACAACGACTGGATGATCGACGAATGGTGCGCCGCCGCCCCGGAGCGCTACATCCCCTGCCAGCTCCCCTGGTTGTCCGATGCCGAGGTCGCCGCCCAGTTGATCTATGAGAACGCCGCGCGCGGGTTCAGGTCGGTCAGCTTCTCCGAGAATCCCGAGCCCCTCGGCTTCCCGAACGTCTACAGCAGCACGTGGGACCCGTTCTTCAAGGCCTGCGAGGAGACCGGGACCGTGATCAACCTGCACGTCGGGTCGTCCGGCGTGTCCCAGGTCCCCACCTCCGACTCCGCGGAGGAGGTGACCGTTGCCCTCTTCCCAGTCAGTGGTCTCGAGGCACTGATGGACTGGGTCTACTCGGGCGTGTGTCTCCGCTTCCCGAAGCTGAAGATCGCCCTCTCCGAGGCGGGCGTCTCCTGGGTTCCGATGGCGCTCGAGCGGCTTGCCCGCGCCTACCGGCAGCGCGAGGGCGGCGGCAAGGGCTGGCCGGACGACGCCCCCACGCCCATGGACCTGGTGCGCCGGAACTTCTACTTCACCTCCATCGAGGACCCATCGGCGTTCCAGCGCCTCGACCTCATCGGTGAGGACAACGTCATGGTCGAGACCGACTACCCCCACTACGACAGCACCTGGCCCGACTGCCAGGAGATGATCCGCGGGGAGATGCAGCACCTCGATCCCGCCGTGGTCCGCAAGGTCTGCTTCGAGAACGCTGCACGGGTGTACAACCACCCGTTGCCGCCTGAGGAGCTGATCGCGCGGTCCGAGACCGGCAGGGCCGCTGCCCTGGCCGAGGCCGCCGCAGTCTGA
- a CDS encoding MaoC/PaaZ C-terminal domain-containing protein has protein sequence MSGPDRQTVVVDRARLVSYAAASGDLNPLHWHEASARRAGLDDVIAHGMLTMGLATSTLVNGLDDPGRVSAVVARFARPLVVPDDTEVRVDVGHEFDAENPAVASLIVVDAGGEPFLTRARLELDVPEGPGA, from the coding sequence ATGAGCGGTCCTGATCGGCAGACGGTCGTGGTCGACCGCGCCCGCCTGGTCTCGTACGCGGCCGCGTCCGGTGACCTCAATCCCCTTCACTGGCACGAGGCCTCGGCTCGTCGCGCGGGCCTGGACGACGTCATCGCGCACGGGATGCTGACGATGGGCCTGGCGACCAGCACGCTGGTCAACGGTCTCGACGACCCTGGCCGAGTGTCCGCGGTCGTCGCGCGCTTCGCTCGACCGCTCGTCGTACCCGACGACACCGAGGTGCGGGTCGACGTGGGCCACGAGTTCGACGCGGAGAACCCGGCGGTGGCGAGCCTCATCGTCGTCGACGCCGGTGGCGAGCCCTTCCTGACCAGAGCGCGCCTGGAGCTGGACGTGCCGGAGGGTCCCGGTGCCTGA
- a CDS encoding GntR family transcriptional regulator, with the protein MLLPDDQGTVRHKKASEWVLSHLRDSILAGRLKPGEPLPLVQLANEVGLSTTPVREALGRLQDEGLVVGDARRTFRVAELTLDDITDYYLLHAQFSGILAERAARSLSESDVSYLRTLDQEMREKSDAGDFAALHELNYEFHKRINSLAAGVLKRFVTVTSRLVTRRTYPDVPGYTHSIDDHNAIIEAIAAHDGEKARTLMEDHIKHVGEAVIDDLRERGWK; encoded by the coding sequence GTGCTCTTGCCGGATGATCAGGGAACCGTGCGCCACAAGAAGGCGTCAGAATGGGTGCTGTCGCATCTGCGCGACTCCATCCTGGCGGGACGGCTGAAGCCGGGTGAGCCACTGCCGCTCGTCCAGCTCGCGAACGAGGTCGGCCTCAGCACGACACCGGTTCGCGAAGCACTCGGTCGGCTCCAGGACGAGGGCCTCGTGGTGGGTGACGCCCGTCGCACCTTCCGCGTCGCGGAGCTGACGCTCGACGACATCACTGACTACTACCTGCTACACGCGCAGTTCTCAGGCATCCTGGCCGAGCGCGCTGCCCGTTCGCTCTCCGAGTCGGACGTCAGCTACCTGCGGACGCTGGACCAGGAGATGCGTGAGAAGTCCGACGCGGGCGACTTCGCTGCACTGCACGAGCTCAACTACGAGTTCCACAAGCGCATCAATTCCCTCGCCGCCGGTGTGCTCAAGAGGTTCGTGACGGTGACCTCCCGGCTCGTGACGCGGCGCACCTACCCGGATGTGCCCGGCTACACCCACTCGATCGACGACCACAACGCCATCATCGAGGCGATCGCGGCTCATGACGGCGAGAAGGCGCGCACGCTGATGGAGGATCACATCAAGCACGTCGGCGAGGCCGTCATCGATGACCTCAGGGAACGCGGCTGGAAGTGA